The sequence below is a genomic window from Desertifilum tharense IPPAS B-1220.
CGTAAATACGTCTCTAGCGGCACGTCGTTAACTAGCGTATAACTGCCGTAGGCATTGAGTTGCAAGCGCAATCTACCCCCGTACAAGCGGCTATTGTTAGCGCGATCGCCCTCTTGTACCTGAATGACATTATTGCCGCTCGTCACTTCTAGCTGATGCCGATTGTAGCGGTAGCCATTGAGAATCCAGTAGGCTTGGGGCATTTGCCGCAAAACGCGGGTTTGGATATGCGTTGTTGTATCTCCTTGGGCCTGCAAACTTTGCAGCAGCAAACGTCTGAGTAGCGGCGTATTATAAACATCCCGCTTCGCCCACACTTGCCAGCGGTCGGGGTTGGCAACCTCGGTTTCAATGCCTCTGGCTTGCCATTCCAAAGCACTCGCCTCAGCACTTTCAAAACTGCGATGGGTGCTTAAAACCACGCGCTCGTCTACTAAGGGGACGGGGAGAGGACGTTCGGCCACTTGCAGCTTAATGCTATCGGTGGTTAGGGTTGCCGGGCCGTCTACCGTCGCGTAATTGATCGTTAAGCGATCGCCTCCCGTCGCCTTCAGCGTTAGCGTATCCGTCGGCTTTTCGCCAAACCGTTGCACCACGCCCACCTTTAGCACGCGATCCGCATTACTTTGCCCCCAAGCGGTTGTCGCTGCTACGCCCACCAAGCACGCTGACATCAAGGCTGCACTTGCCCAGGTTTTGAGCGTTTGACGGGTCAAGTCAGAAAACAGTTGGAGGGGATTACCACTTTGCTGCATCTGTAGTCTCATGAAGATTGCCAATCGCAAACACTATAGCTTAATTGAATCGGGGGAATCCGCGAGTAGATTTGAGAAAATTTAACTTGCAACTCGAAGTCATAATGAGTATGATTAAGGAAGTGAAGCCATAATCCGATCGTCGCCATGCTCAGAGTCGAAGAAATCCCCCTCAACCAAATTCGTCGTCCCTTACCTAGACAAACAGACTCCACAAAAGTTGCGGCCCTGATGGAATCCATTCAAGCCGAAGGACTCCGCGAACCCATCGACGTTCTAGAAGTCGAGGGCCAATATTACGGCTTCTCCGGCTGCCACCGCTACGAGGCTCACCAACGCCTCGGCAAAGAAACCATCCGCTGTCGCATTCGCCGCGCCCCCCGCGCCGTCTTGCAGAAGCATCTAGCCTAATCTCCCAAAGGGATTAACTGATTAAACTTTAGGCCCCAAGGATGATTCAGGTCGCGGAGGTTATTCGATACAACAAAACATGGAACGTCCCTGAAACAAACCCAGATTTAGTAACTAAACACGAGAGGAACTATGCAAACTCTAGATCAAGTCCAAAAAGTAGATATCGGAATTGACGAAAACAGTCGTCAGCAAATTTCAGAAGGGTTATCTCGCGTCTTAGCAGACACCTACACCCTTTATCTGAAAACCCATAACTTCCACTGGAACGTTACAGGGCCGATGTTCCAAACACTACACATGATGTTTGAAGAACAATACACCGAACTCGCAACTGCCGTAGATGACATTGCAGAACGGATTAGAGCCTTGGGATATAGCGCCCCCGCAACTTACAGCGAATTTAACCGCTTGACCTCCATTCCCGAAACCCCTGGCGTTCCCAAAGCCGAAGAGATGATCCGCTTGTTGGTTGAAGGTAACGAAGCCGTTGTGAAAACGGTTCGCCAAGCTTTCCCCGCCGCCGAAGATGCACGCGACGAATCCACCGCCGACTTGTTAGTCGAACGGATGCGGATTCACGAAAAAACCGCTTGGATGCTGAGAAGCTTGTTGCAATAATTGACCCTCATGGGGAATCCTCTGCGGGGGGTTCCCCCTTTAGATGTTTGGCTGTATCGGGTTACTCGGCAAAACGATACAGCCAAATTGTCGTATTTCCTAGAGAATAGAAGACAGACCTGCTCTATTAGGACTGAATCTCTATGGGAAAGAATAATAACCATAAGCAAACGCTCTACCCCAGTCGTATAGACTTGCCTGAAAATACGAGAGCGAAAGTTGTTGGACTGCTCAACGAAACCCTAGCCAGTACCCTAGACCTTAAAACCCAGGTGAAGCAAGCGCACTGGAACGTTAAGGGCATGGATTTTTACCAACTGCACGAACTGTTTGACGAAATGGCTGGCGAACTTGAAGAGTTTGTGGATATGGTCGCCGAACGGGCAACCGCTTTGGGTGGGTTAGCCAAAGGGACAGCCAGAGTTGCCGCCCAAGACTCAATCTTGCCAGAGTATCCCTTTGATATTCTCGATGGTAAGAGTCACGTTACCGCACTAGCCGATCGCTACGCTCCCTACGCCAAACATATTCGCGAAGCGATTGATAAGAGCGATCGCTGGGAAGATAAAGATACCGCCGACTTGTACACAGAAATTTCCCGCGCCATTGACAAGCGCCTGTGGTTCCTAGAAGCCCATCTCCAAGCGGCTGAAGTCGCCGCCGCACCTGAAAAAGAGAAAGTCAAAGGCTAATGTCTCAGGATGCAACCCACTCGTTATTAGAGTTGATGCAACGGGTGGGAATTTCTAGCTTCAAGGCTTTAAGTCGCGTGTCTGGCGTCTCCGAACGCCAGTTACTTTATTTACGACGCGCCCAAGTCCATCGCTTGCGGCTGGAAGTGTTTTTTAAGCTAGCCCCCGTTTTACAAGTCCCTGTTGGCGAGTTATTGGCAACGTTTGCAGGTGTGGGAGAGGCTTCTGGAGAGTTGCGCCAAGCTTACGAACGTTTAGAAGCCCAACTTCAGGTACAGCGTCAGGAACTGTTACAGGAGTTTCAGCAGGCGAGTTTAGATACCTTAGAAACCTGGCTGAGAAATTGGCCGATGGCCGTTGCGAAGGCGAAAGAGGGGACTTTAACCGACCCGATGACGCTGGTACGCTTGGTGCAACCTGTCGAAAAGCTGATGCAACAATGGGGGGTAGAACCGCTAGCCCAGGTGGGCGATGAGGTAGCTTACGATCCGCAATGGCATACTTTGAATGAAGGTAGCGCTCAACCGGGCGATCGCGCTATCGTGAAACGACCGGGCTTCCGCCAAGCTGACAAACTCCTCCATCGTTCTCTGGTCGTTCCTCTAAAGGATTGAAACTGGTGTTTAGTGCAACTTTATCAACGCAAGATAGTTTTGCCATTACATTTGCGCCCCTTTCCCTGGACGAAATCTACGCGTTAGCAGACGATCCGGCGAATGGGGCGATTGTGGTGATGAGCGGAACCGTGCGCCACCAAACGGACGGTAAGCCGGTGGTTGCCTTAGCCTACCAAGCTTATGAGCCAATGGCGATAGAAGTGTTTCGCCAAATTGCTGCCCAAATTCGCACCACCTGGCCGGACGTTAATCGCGTTGTCATTCATCACCGGGTTGGTAAATTGAAGATTGGCGAAATTAGCGTATTAGTGGCGGTTGGCTGCCCCCATCGGGGAGAAGCGTTTGCAGCCTGTCAGTATGCGATTGATACGCTTAAACATAATGCCCCGATTTGGAAAAAAGAGCATTGGGCGGATGGTTCTAGCACCTGGGTGAGTATTGGGGCTTGCGAAACGGGAGAGACCAATTGCTAGCGGTAGGGAATTTGCAGGCTAAATTCTGTTCCTTTTCCGGGGGTGGAATGACAATGGAGTTCGCCGCCGTGATGTTCGACAATAATGGAATAGCAAATCGCTAGCCCTAAACCCGTTCCGGAACCGACGGGTTTGGTGGTAAAGAAGGGATCGAAAATTTTGGCGAGAACGGTAGGGGACATGCCCACCCCATTGTCGGAAATTTGAATTTGAATCGTTTTGGGGATACCTTCAATGACCCGATCTTCTAACAATGCAGTCCGGATCGCAATCTGAGGTTCTGGGACGGCAACCGCTAAATGATATTTTTCATCTAAGGTGTCGATGGCATTGCTGAGAATGTGCATAAACACTTGATTGAGTTGACCTGCATAGCATTCCACCTGGGGAAGGGTTCCATAGTCTTTAATCACTTGGATAGCCGGTCGATGCTTTTGCTCTCGCAGACGGCTTTGCAAAATGGCTAGGGTGCTTTCTATGCCTTCGTGAATATCAACGGGTTTTTTCTGGGCTTGATCCAGTCGGGAGAAACTTCGCAGCGCTTTGACAATTTGAGAGATCCGTTCTGCCCCTACCTGCATAGACTCTAAGATTTTGGGTAAGTCAGCAACCAAAAATTCTAGATCGATGTTGTCTTTTTCCGCTTCAATTTCGGGTAGGGGATGGGAATAGTGACGATCGTATAGGGCTAACAGGTGCAGCAGGTCTTCGGTGTAGCGAGAAACATGAGAGACATTGCCATAGATAAAGTTAATTGGGTTGTTGATTTCGTGGGCGATACCTGCCACTAACTGACCGAGACTCGACATTTTTTCAGTTTGGATCAGTTGGGCTTGGGTGCGGCGGAGTTGTCGCAGGGTTTGTTCTAATTCGTGGGCTTTTTGTTCTAGGCTTTCGCTGTAGGCTTGAGATTGATTGCGGGAAAGTTTGAGTTGGCGGAGCATTTGGTTGAAGTTATGAGCCAAAATCCCGATTTCATCTTCCGTTAAAATGGGGGCTTCTCGATCGAGTTCTCCGGCGGCAATTTGGGTGCTGGTTTCGGCGATCGCTAAAATGGGTTTAGTAATTTGGCGCGATAGCCAATAGACGCCGACCGAAAGCGCGATCGCAGAGAACGCACCAATCAACGCGATAGTGACGGCTAATTGTCGGGCGGGTGCAAGGGCTTCGGCTTGCGCCATTTCAACTAAAAGGGCTAAGTCGCGATTGTTCAGCCAGCGATACACCCCAATCACCGGAACCCCGGCATAGTTGAGATACAGTCCCGAACCATTTTGTCCGAGCATTGCTTGTTCAATGGCAAAGCTGGTGACGGATTCAGTAGGAGATTCGGGAAGGGGAGACGCGCCAGAAATAAAGGCATTGCCAGTCACCATAAACCCCACCAGATAAGCTTCCCCGGTTTTCCCCAAGCGATTCCCTTCGCGGATAATTCGATCGATGCGTTCTAAATCGAGTTGAGTGGCCAACAAGCCGATGCGATCGCCATTTGCATTGCGAATCGGGGTAGCCAGAGTAATGGCCGGTTTCCGAGTCCTTGGGGAAACATAAAAAATGGGGGCAAAGTCGGCACCAATGGCAACTTGTTCGAGAAAGGTAATATTGGCTGCAATCTCATAGGTTCTTTCCCGTTCGGGTTGAGACGACAATAAGACGCGGCTGCTGCCATCTAATACATAAATCTCTTGCAGATTGGGTTTTAGTCGAATAACCCTTTGCAGATAAGCGTCAAGATCCGCTTTCGCTTGTTGATGTTGGGGGGTGGTTGAAGCCGTCTCCAGTAAGATTTGCAAGCGCGTTTGCACGTCCGGAAGGTGCGTGGTAAGCAGAAAATCGCGCTGCTGATCCTCAAACCAACGGGCAAGTTCGCCTTCTTTGAGGGTGGCGGTAATACTGAGTTGATTGAATGCAGATTCCTTTAAAGATTGGCGGGCCTGCAAATACGCAACGCAACTGATGGTACTCACCGTCAGCAGAGACAGGAGTAGAAAGTAACTTGCAAGTCGGCTGGTAAGGTGCTGCTTCCAAAACTTCATCACAAATTTTGAGTTTAAAACCTCATCTGGCAACAGCTTTGTCTTAACGTTGAAAATTGGAGTCCCGCAGGGCTTGCAGGAGGGCTAAAGCGAAAAGTCTGTGCCCACATACAACTCCTTACAGGGTGGAAGCTTAGGGATCGCCAGGATTTTAGCAGCCTCAACTATTGCCATTGTGCAAAAATCTCTTGGATGCGGGCGATCGCTTCTGCGGCGGCTTGTTCGGGGGAAACGCCTTCTACGATAACCCGATGCAATGCTTTTCCCCAAACATAATCTTCTTGGACTTGGCTGTAAGCTGGGTTAATTGCCGTATAAAACGTGCGGGTTGGCTTTTCTAGTAAGGTTTTAGTGACAGCGCTGATATGAGGATCGGCCCGATCTTGCCAAAAAGGGTCTTTCCAGACGGGAGAGAGAACGGGAAAATACCGCCCCCCAGATTGTTTGAGAAATTCGGCTAGGGTTTCCGGCTGGCTGATGTATCTTAAAAAGTCTTTAGCCAGTTCGGATTGTCTGGCATTTTTAAATACAATGACTTGACGCACAGAAGTGAGGTGGCGCATGGGTTCGCCGCTTGGTTTTTTAGGGAAATCTACGGTTCCTAACTGGTTTAAGTAAATTTCGCGATTTTGACGCTGCGATCCGGGAATGGATAGGGTAGCGTTGGGGGTCATCAAAACCGTGCGGTTGAGCAGATGGATGTTATTGTCAGGACTGAGCCATTCAATCG
It includes:
- a CDS encoding ParB N-terminal domain-containing protein, producing MLRVEEIPLNQIRRPLPRQTDSTKVAALMESIQAEGLREPIDVLEVEGQYYGFSGCHRYEAHQRLGKETIRCRIRRAPRAVLQKHLA
- a CDS encoding molybdenum cofactor biosynthesis protein MoaE translates to MFSATLSTQDSFAITFAPLSLDEIYALADDPANGAIVVMSGTVRHQTDGKPVVALAYQAYEPMAIEVFRQIAAQIRTTWPDVNRVVIHHRVGKLKIGEISVLVAVGCPHRGEAFAACQYAIDTLKHNAPIWKKEHWADGSSTWVSIGACETGETNC
- a CDS encoding ATP-binding protein, encoding MKFWKQHLTSRLASYFLLLSLLTVSTISCVAYLQARQSLKESAFNQLSITATLKEGELARWFEDQQRDFLLTTHLPDVQTRLQILLETASTTPQHQQAKADLDAYLQRVIRLKPNLQEIYVLDGSSRVLLSSQPERERTYEIAANITFLEQVAIGADFAPIFYVSPRTRKPAITLATPIRNANGDRIGLLATQLDLERIDRIIREGNRLGKTGEAYLVGFMVTGNAFISGASPLPESPTESVTSFAIEQAMLGQNGSGLYLNYAGVPVIGVYRWLNNRDLALLVEMAQAEALAPARQLAVTIALIGAFSAIALSVGVYWLSRQITKPILAIAETSTQIAAGELDREAPILTEDEIGILAHNFNQMLRQLKLSRNQSQAYSESLEQKAHELEQTLRQLRRTQAQLIQTEKMSSLGQLVAGIAHEINNPINFIYGNVSHVSRYTEDLLHLLALYDRHYSHPLPEIEAEKDNIDLEFLVADLPKILESMQVGAERISQIVKALRSFSRLDQAQKKPVDIHEGIESTLAILQSRLREQKHRPAIQVIKDYGTLPQVECYAGQLNQVFMHILSNAIDTLDEKYHLAVAVPEPQIAIRTALLEDRVIEGIPKTIQIQISDNGVGMSPTVLAKIFDPFFTTKPVGSGTGLGLAICYSIIVEHHGGELHCHSTPGKGTEFSLQIPYR
- a CDS encoding helix-turn-helix transcriptional regulator produces the protein MSQDATHSLLELMQRVGISSFKALSRVSGVSERQLLYLRRAQVHRLRLEVFFKLAPVLQVPVGELLATFAGVGEASGELRQAYERLEAQLQVQRQELLQEFQQASLDTLETWLRNWPMAVAKAKEGTLTDPMTLVRLVQPVEKLMQQWGVEPLAQVGDEVAYDPQWHTLNEGSAQPGDRAIVKRPGFRQADKLLHRSLVVPLKD
- the dps gene encoding DNA starvation/stationary phase protection protein Dps, whose protein sequence is MGKNNNHKQTLYPSRIDLPENTRAKVVGLLNETLASTLDLKTQVKQAHWNVKGMDFYQLHELFDEMAGELEEFVDMVAERATALGGLAKGTARVAAQDSILPEYPFDILDGKSHVTALADRYAPYAKHIREAIDKSDRWEDKDTADLYTEISRAIDKRLWFLEAHLQAAEVAAAPEKEKVKG
- a CDS encoding Dps family protein; protein product: MQTLDQVQKVDIGIDENSRQQISEGLSRVLADTYTLYLKTHNFHWNVTGPMFQTLHMMFEEQYTELATAVDDIAERIRALGYSAPATYSEFNRLTSIPETPGVPKAEEMIRLLVEGNEAVVKTVRQAFPAAEDARDESTADLLVERMRIHEKTAWMLRSLLQ